A region of Actinobacillus porcitonsillarum DNA encodes the following proteins:
- a CDS encoding oxidative damage protection protein — protein MARTVFCEYLKKEADGLDFQLYPGELGKRIFDSISKQAWSEWIKKQTMLVNEKKLNMMNPEHRKLLETEMVNFLFEGKEIVIDGYKPVE, from the coding sequence ATGGCTCGTACTGTATTTTGTGAATATTTAAAAAAAGAGGCTGATGGTTTAGATTTTCAACTTTACCCAGGCGAATTAGGTAAACGTATTTTTGATAGCATCAGTAAACAAGCGTGGAGCGAGTGGATCAAAAAACAGACGATGTTAGTCAATGAAAAAAAATTGAATATGATGAACCCGGAACATCGTAAACTTTTAGAAACAGAAATGGTCAATTTCTTATTCGAAGGTAAAGAGATTGTGATTGACGGCTATAAACCGGTGGAATAA